The following proteins are co-located in the Moraxella nasovis genome:
- a CDS encoding CvpA family protein, whose product MTLIDIGISFVVFLGLWRGFNAGAVKTATSLIAWLLALIVASKTVKQVAPLFENVVSDPILQVAAAFLVLALIVVTVVHLLARAVVGTLKALHLGFLDRMLGGVLGSLVGVLKVLIVLGITSPFLIHLPTWQESALAQSLLPYAPMAKQLLQEAFGTAWQQIQNPYS is encoded by the coding sequence ATGACGTTAATTGACATAGGTATTAGCTTTGTGGTTTTTTTGGGTCTTTGGAGAGGGTTTAATGCGGGTGCAGTAAAGACAGCCACTTCTTTAATAGCGTGGCTTTTGGCTTTGATTGTAGCGTCAAAGACTGTTAAGCAAGTAGCTCCCTTATTTGAAAATGTCGTTAGCGATCCTATATTGCAGGTGGCGGCGGCATTTTTAGTGCTGGCATTAATTGTTGTTACTGTGGTGCATTTATTGGCAAGAGCGGTTGTTGGCACATTAAAGGCACTGCATTTAGGTTTTTTGGATAGAATGCTTGGCGGTGTGCTTGGGTCGCTAGTAGGCGTACTAAAAGTGTTGATTGTGCTTGGTATTACATCGCCTTTTTTGATTCATTTACCAACATGGCAAGAATCTGCTCTTGCCCAAAGTTTACTGCCTTACGCCCCAATGGCTAAGCAACTGCTTCAAGAGGCGTTTGGCACAGCATGGCAACAAATTCAAAATCCTTATAGTTAG
- a CDS encoding quinone-dependent dihydroorotate dehydrogenase has translation MSYALLRPFLFNMDPEQAHELTLDLLNKAHHAKLLNFFATRQSLPVTCMGIEMPNPVGLAAGLDKNGAYIDALAELGFGYLEIGTVTPRPQAGNGKPRLFRLQEDGAIINRMGFNNDGVDTLIANVKRAKYKGVLGINIGKNATTPVENALDDYIYCLERVYPYASYITINISSPNTKNLRSLQNADALSVLLDGIKKCHQRLTLEHGFYVPLALKIAPDLDESQINEIAKAVLNFDIDGLIATNTTLSRAGVENSSQKDETGGLSGRPIGHHSTAVLAQFADRLSDKVDLIGVGGIDSGNIAVKKMQAGATAVQLFSGLVYQGPKLIDDCVRAIAEHMDRH, from the coding sequence ATGTCGTATGCGTTACTTCGTCCTTTTTTGTTCAACATGGATCCTGAACAGGCACATGAATTGACCCTTGATCTTTTAAATAAAGCCCATCATGCAAAGCTACTGAATTTTTTTGCCACTCGCCAAAGCTTGCCAGTTACTTGCATGGGTATTGAGATGCCAAACCCTGTTGGGCTTGCTGCAGGTCTTGATAAAAACGGTGCTTATATTGATGCACTTGCTGAGCTTGGCTTTGGTTATCTTGAGATTGGTACAGTAACGCCACGTCCTCAGGCAGGCAATGGTAAGCCTCGTTTATTTCGCCTACAAGAAGACGGAGCGATTATCAATCGGATGGGCTTTAATAATGACGGGGTTGATACTCTAATTGCAAATGTCAAACGTGCTAAATACAAAGGCGTGCTTGGCATTAATATTGGTAAAAATGCCACCACGCCAGTAGAAAATGCTTTAGATGATTATATCTATTGCCTTGAGCGTGTTTACCCCTACGCCAGCTACATCACTATTAATATCTCAAGCCCAAATACTAAAAATTTACGAAGCCTGCAAAATGCCGATGCTTTAAGTGTACTACTTGATGGGATTAAAAAATGCCATCAAAGATTGACGCTTGAGCATGGATTTTATGTGCCGCTTGCCCTAAAGATTGCACCAGATTTGGATGAATCGCAGATTAACGAGATTGCCAAGGCGGTGCTTAATTTTGATATTGATGGGCTGATTGCCACAAACACCACTTTATCACGAGCAGGCGTGGAAAATAGCTCGCAAAAAGACGAAACAGGCGGTTTAAGTGGTCGTCCGATTGGACATCACAGTACGGCTGTGCTGGCTCAGTTTGCCGATCGTTTATCGGATAAAGTGGATTTGATCGGTGTTGGCGGTATTGACAGTGGTAACATTGCTGTTAAGAAAATGCAGGCAGGAGCGACAGCTGTACAGCTGTTTTCTGGCTTGGTTTATCAAGGACCCAAATTGATTGATGATTGTGTAAGAGCCATTGCTGAGCATATGGATCGCCATTAA
- the queC gene encoding 7-cyano-7-deazaguanine synthase QueC: MNHTELNHYQDQNAVVLFSGGLDSTTCLYWAKSQFKHITAISFRYGQRHSSELIAAQNIAKALDVDHRIIDIDIAQLGGSALTDNSIDVPEYDANSDAVPVTYVPARNTIFLSYALAAAEVTGSNYIVIGVSSVDFSGYPDCRPDFIEAFERLANLATVTGRAGNTLSVVAPLQLLSKAQTLKLGLKLGVDYGQTVSCYQADESGLACGVCDSCSLRRQGFLDAGVADPTRYRKDVIYD, from the coding sequence ATGAATCACACAGAGCTAAATCACTACCAAGACCAAAATGCCGTCGTTTTATTTTCTGGTGGTCTTGACTCCACCACCTGCCTTTATTGGGCAAAATCTCAGTTTAAACACATTACTGCGATTAGCTTTCGCTATGGACAACGCCATTCAAGTGAACTGATTGCCGCCCAAAACATTGCAAAAGCACTGGATGTGGATCACCGTATTATCGACATAGATATCGCTCAGCTTGGTGGCAGTGCCTTGACAGATAATAGCATAGATGTGCCAGAATATGATGCTAATTCAGATGCTGTACCTGTAACTTATGTGCCAGCACGCAATACCATCTTTTTATCATACGCCTTAGCAGCAGCTGAAGTAACTGGGTCAAACTACATCGTCATTGGCGTAAGCTCGGTGGATTTTTCAGGTTATCCTGACTGCAGACCTGATTTTATTGAAGCCTTTGAAAGGCTTGCCAATCTTGCCACCGTGACGGGAAGAGCAGGCAATACGCTGTCGGTCGTTGCTCCTTTACAGCTCCTATCTAAAGCACAAACCCTAAAGCTTGGGCTTAAGCTTGGCGTAGATTATGGGCAAACTGTATCGTGCTATCAAGCGGATGAGTCTGGCTTGGCATGTGGTGTGTGCGACAGCTGCTCACTTAGACGTCAAGGCTTTCTTGATGCAGGCGTCGCTGACCCAACACGCTATCGCAAGGATGTGATTTATGACTGA
- a CDS encoding TetR/AcrR family transcriptional regulator yields MTDLFDENKVKATDSTPQKRKNNPELLRHTLLIAAKDIMLEDGIAQLSMQKVATLAGVSKGGLFHHFKSKDDLISSVVSLFIAQLNTAIISQIADQNAFGVFTTAYVRVFFDDKNIGLGSQWSGLIKPITAESSLRQQWQQWLDNKLHQHHKTDSDDRLHLVRMAVDGVWLNGVSTHELPRLKEHLLCAINSIK; encoded by the coding sequence ATGACTGATTTATTTGACGAAAATAAAGTTAAAGCCACTGACAGCACACCCCAAAAGCGTAAAAACAACCCAGAGCTGTTAAGACACACATTACTGATTGCTGCCAAAGATATCATGCTTGAAGATGGTATTGCTCAGCTGTCCATGCAAAAGGTAGCAACATTAGCTGGGGTTAGTAAAGGCGGACTTTTTCATCACTTTAAGAGTAAAGATGATTTAATCTCAAGTGTCGTCTCACTATTCATCGCTCAGCTTAACACTGCCATCATTAGTCAGATTGCCGACCAAAACGCCTTTGGAGTCTTTACCACTGCTTATGTACGAGTTTTTTTTGATGATAAAAACATCGGTCTTGGCAGTCAATGGTCTGGATTAATAAAACCCATTACCGCCGAGAGTTCTCTTAGGCAGCAGTGGCAACAATGGCTTGATAATAAGCTTCACCAGCACCATAAAACTGACAGTGACGACAGATTACACCTTGTACGCATGGCAGTAGATGGTGTTTGGCTAAATGGCGTATCCACGCATGAACTACCCAGATTAAAAGAGCATCTACTTTGTGCCATCAACAGCATAAAATAA
- a CDS encoding lytic murein transglycosylase, whose translation MRHHTLGFVMLSLSASVLMACQSSQTVDRPPIQIIEGKASVSTLPKEVRQPAVVYTPKVQHIAKEHVAIPQQTASPKQMHYASFSDWKADFIRRAALQGYDTWRLENLLSQADYLSSVISLDRSQAEFTKMPWEYVESAVSHNRIQQGRSKLNAYRTTLADAESRYGVPKQIVAAIWGMESSYGTGMGNTDLVSALATLAYDGRRREFAEGELIAMMRMVERGDVSPNQLKGSWAGGMGHTQFIPSTWLLHGVDANGDGYYSPWQASDALSSTANYLGDAGWVRGLAPYYEVSLPTQFDYRLIGQKQSLDLWRQAGVLPVDEPFYGAAIAELWLPAGIHGPALLITQNFDVIRVYNNSSSYALGVSLLAKRIGGGEGLSAAWPKHERPLSRTQVKMLQQKLTALGFDTQGIDGVAGSNTKKAFAKWQTAHGQIPDGFISLSSADALIW comes from the coding sequence ATGAGACATCATACATTAGGCTTTGTTATGTTATCTTTGAGTGCGTCGGTATTGATGGCGTGCCAAAGCTCGCAGACTGTAGATAGACCCCCAATACAGATTATTGAAGGCAAGGCTTCTGTGTCTACTTTGCCTAAAGAGGTACGTCAGCCAGCTGTTGTCTATACGCCAAAAGTTCAACACATCGCCAAAGAGCATGTCGCTATACCCCAACAAACCGCATCGCCTAAACAGATGCACTATGCAAGCTTTAGCGATTGGAAGGCAGATTTTATTCGTCGTGCAGCACTACAAGGGTATGATACTTGGCGTTTAGAAAACTTACTTTCACAAGCAGATTACTTATCTAGTGTTATCTCGCTTGATCGATCTCAGGCAGAATTTACTAAGATGCCTTGGGAGTATGTAGAATCTGCCGTCAGCCACAATCGCATTCAACAAGGTCGCTCTAAGTTAAATGCGTATCGCACAACTCTTGCCGATGCTGAAAGTCGTTATGGAGTGCCAAAGCAAATCGTAGCAGCGATATGGGGTATGGAGTCCTCTTATGGAACGGGCATGGGCAATACAGATTTGGTCAGTGCGTTAGCCACCTTAGCTTATGATGGCCGTCGACGTGAATTTGCCGAAGGTGAGTTAATCGCCATGATGCGTATGGTGGAGCGTGGTGATGTGTCGCCAAATCAGCTAAAAGGTTCATGGGCAGGTGGCATGGGGCATACACAGTTTATTCCAAGCACTTGGCTTTTGCACGGCGTAGATGCAAACGGTGATGGTTATTATAGCCCATGGCAAGCAAGCGACGCTCTATCATCAACAGCCAACTATCTAGGCGATGCTGGCTGGGTGCGTGGTTTAGCACCATATTATGAGGTGAGCTTGCCAACGCAGTTTGATTACCGTTTAATCGGTCAAAAGCAATCACTTGATTTATGGCGTCAAGCAGGGGTTTTGCCTGTGGATGAGCCTTTTTATGGTGCAGCCATCGCTGAATTATGGTTGCCAGCAGGTATTCACGGGCCTGCATTACTAATAACGCAAAACTTTGATGTTATCCGAGTGTATAATAACTCATCAAGCTATGCACTCGGTGTATCATTACTTGCTAAACGTATCGGCGGCGGTGAAGGGCTGTCAGCAGCATGGCCAAAGCACGAACGACCATTATCACGCACCCAAGTAAAAATGCTACAACAAAAACTCACCGCTTTAGGCTTTGATACCCAAGGGATTGACGGAGTGGCAGGCTCAAACACTAAAAAAGCGTTTGCCAAGTGGCAGACAGCGCACGGTCAGATTCCAGATGGCTTTATCAGTTTAAGCTCTGCCGATGCTCTAATTTGGTAA
- a CDS encoding META domain-containing protein translates to MLFLGKLRRFVLTSRSFVIILSLTLVACHCIESNGFDRQEQQVASTSKRQQDSSHDTKPMTLLDDIAHYQWTLIRADQQEQSATDFDQVIAQAQAKFELNGGKLTATAGCNRYSADVAMKHGHLYTSHNASTLMACYDSQTKAESTLFNAFHGSRFYLTKSSDGMLATLTQVNEDLTLTWQGQATLESLYGKAKTMFWEIDPNAKECIDGSVHCLKVRSIDYDDMGIEVRKGAWRNFKGEIVGYTHDPSLRQIIRIKVYHTPNHANDYIYVYDTAVSLEATNANF, encoded by the coding sequence ATGCTTTTTTTAGGAAAATTAAGACGCTTTGTTTTGACCTCTCGCAGTTTTGTAATTATATTGTCATTAACGTTGGTAGCGTGTCATTGTATTGAGAGTAATGGCTTTGATCGTCAAGAGCAGCAGGTTGCTTCAACTTCCAAGCGACAGCAAGACAGTAGCCATGACACTAAGCCAATGACGCTACTTGATGATATTGCACATTATCAGTGGACATTAATACGGGCTGATCAACAAGAGCAATCTGCAACAGATTTTGATCAAGTAATCGCCCAAGCTCAAGCAAAGTTTGAGCTTAATGGCGGTAAGTTAACAGCGACAGCAGGCTGTAATCGATACTCAGCTGATGTTGCGATGAAGCACGGTCATTTGTACACAAGCCATAATGCATCGACTTTAATGGCATGCTATGATAGCCAAACAAAAGCAGAAAGTACGTTATTTAACGCCTTTCATGGCAGTCGTTTTTACTTGACCAAATCGTCAGATGGAATGTTGGCAACCTTAACGCAGGTTAATGAAGATCTAACGCTGACTTGGCAAGGTCAAGCGACACTTGAATCATTATATGGCAAAGCTAAAACGATGTTTTGGGAAATAGACCCAAATGCCAAAGAATGTATAGATGGCAGTGTGCATTGCCTAAAAGTTCGCAGTATTGATTATGATGATATGGGTATCGAAGTCAGAAAGGGGGCGTGGCGAAATTTTAAAGGTGAAATTGTAGGATACACACACGATCCAAGCTTACGCCAAATTATCCGAATTAAGGTGTATCATACACCAAATCATGCCAATGACTATATCTATGTATATGATACAGCAGTCAGTTTAGAAGCGACCAACGCCAACTTTTAG
- a CDS encoding methylated-DNA--[protein]-cysteine S-methyltransferase, which produces MITTYYTPTHNLPTISLTIRDGKLLVLDWYCDKTVKLLDRLNHQSCVIPVHKLQNSDQNQAAAIQVCQQLDEYFQGRRQRFSIPLDVSHGTPFQRQVWQALCNINYGETISYKALAERIGKPKSFRAVANANGKNLISLIIPCHRVIASDGGLGGYTGGIDIKTKLLELEQSAS; this is translated from the coding sequence ATGATAACCACTTACTATACACCAACGCATAACTTGCCTACCATCAGTCTTACCATAAGAGATGGTAAGCTTTTGGTGCTTGATTGGTATTGTGATAAAACGGTTAAACTACTAGATCGCTTAAATCATCAATCTTGCGTCATACCTGTTCATAAGTTACAAAACTCAGATCAAAATCAAGCGGCTGCTATACAAGTTTGTCAACAGCTTGATGAGTATTTTCAAGGCAGGCGTCAGCGGTTTAGCATACCGCTTGATGTATCGCACGGCACGCCATTTCAAAGACAAGTATGGCAAGCTTTGTGTAATATTAATTATGGTGAGACGATAAGTTATAAGGCGTTAGCAGAGCGTATCGGAAAGCCGAAGTCGTTTCGAGCAGTTGCTAATGCGAATGGCAAAAATCTTATCTCATTAATCATACCATGCCACCGAGTGATCGCATCTGATGGTGGACTTGGTGGCTATACAGGCGGCATAGATATTAAAACAAAGCTGCTTGAGCTTGAGCAAAGTGCGTCATAA
- the purF gene encoding amidophosphoribosyltransferase, which produces MCGVIGVAAHEPVNQMLYDGLTMLQHRGQDAAGIVTLKDDRLYLRKDNGMVRDVFLTQHMVRLVGNFGIGHVRYPTAGTSSTAEAQPLYVNSPYGIALAHNGNLTNAEMLAKELYAGNRRHLNTDSDSEVLLNVFANELQNFTKSSLDANDIFEAVQAVYSRCEGAYGVVAIIAGHGMLAFRDPNGIRPLVYGRRLTENGVEYMVASESVALTALGFEIVRDVAPGEAIFIDLDYNLHTKQCVADAKRSPCIFEYVYFARPDSIIDNISVHKARMRMGEKLAERIVAEWGEDHGIDVVIPIPDTSRNSALELATHLGVKYREGFTKNRYIGRTFIMPGQGQRKKSVRQKLNAIPLEFKNRNVLLVDDSIVRGTTCHEIIQMARDAGAKNVYFASAAPEVKFPNVYGIDMPSRAELISSGRSVEEVRKIIGADRLIFQDLDDLIEAVNNTKYSRVDTFDCSVFNGEYIAGGIDDSYLTALQNKRSDAAKNKVVTVDTPVDITGITGA; this is translated from the coding sequence ATGTGTGGTGTGATTGGCGTTGCGGCGCATGAACCTGTAAATCAAATGCTGTATGATGGATTGACCATGCTTCAGCACCGCGGACAAGATGCTGCTGGTATCGTTACCCTAAAAGACGACAGATTATACTTGCGTAAAGATAACGGCATGGTGCGAGACGTCTTTCTTACTCAGCACATGGTGCGATTGGTCGGTAATTTTGGCATCGGTCATGTTCGTTATCCGACAGCTGGTACATCTAGTACTGCTGAAGCTCAGCCTTTGTATGTCAATTCGCCTTATGGTATCGCCTTAGCTCATAACGGTAACTTAACCAATGCTGAAATGCTTGCAAAAGAACTGTATGCAGGCAATCGTCGTCATCTTAATACAGATTCAGATTCAGAAGTATTATTAAACGTATTTGCTAATGAATTGCAAAATTTTACCAAGTCATCTTTAGATGCAAATGATATCTTTGAGGCGGTGCAAGCTGTTTATAGTCGCTGTGAAGGTGCTTATGGTGTAGTTGCTATCATTGCAGGTCATGGTATGCTTGCTTTTCGTGATCCAAATGGCATTCGCCCTTTGGTATATGGTCGCCGTTTGACCGAAAATGGTGTCGAGTATATGGTGGCATCAGAGTCTGTGGCATTGACTGCATTAGGCTTTGAGATTGTGCGTGATGTTGCCCCTGGTGAAGCGATATTTATCGATCTTGACTATAATTTGCACACCAAGCAGTGCGTAGCTGATGCTAAACGCTCGCCTTGTATTTTTGAGTATGTGTATTTTGCAAGACCAGATTCTATCATCGATAATATTTCAGTGCATAAGGCACGTATGCGAATGGGGGAAAAGCTTGCTGAGCGTATCGTTGCTGAATGGGGTGAAGATCATGGTATTGATGTGGTTATTCCAATTCCAGATACGTCGCGTAATTCTGCACTTGAGCTTGCAACGCATCTTGGGGTGAAGTACCGTGAAGGTTTTACTAAGAACCGCTATATCGGTCGCACCTTTATTATGCCAGGACAAGGTCAACGTAAAAAATCTGTTCGCCAGAAGTTGAACGCCATTCCGCTAGAGTTTAAGAACCGAAATGTACTGCTTGTTGATGATTCTATCGTGCGAGGGACAACTTGCCATGAAATCATCCAAATGGCACGAGATGCAGGTGCAAAAAATGTCTATTTTGCATCAGCTGCACCTGAGGTTAAATTCCCAAATGTCTATGGTATCGATATGCCGTCACGTGCTGAACTGATTTCATCTGGGCGTAGCGTGGAAGAGGTGCGTAAAATTATCGGTGCAGATCGCTTGATTTTTCAGGATTTAGACGATTTGATAGAAGCGGTCAATAATACCAAGTACAGCCGTGTAGATACCTTTGATTGCTCGGTCTTTAATGGTGAGTATATCGCAGGTGGGATTGATGATAGCTACTTGACTGCACTACAAAATAAACGCAGTGATGCCGCTAAAAATAAGGTAGTTACTGTGGACACACCTGTAGACATTACTGGCATTACAGGAGCTTAA
- a CDS encoding TerD family protein yields the protein MSAIKTQSLVTNTTLISHFEPRTLTQLQLFGAYLVAGVKYEHTELPKRGKDAWLAKLPKVDNSPIAMDIDIVCILYNHTRKPLDIIWYGKLRNNSETVRHGGDALIGSKSFEETLINQEEIRVRALDLDDNIHHAAFVITSYHNQPLRFAKKGIATLTDNENNIAHSFHLDAIEGDCQSFLAWHIQRTDNDWLVHAPMKNLSTKDIDSLGDAVSTLLEQHTRW from the coding sequence ATGTCAGCCATTAAAACACAAAGTCTCGTCACCAACACGACGCTCATCAGTCACTTTGAGCCACGCACATTAACACAATTGCAGCTGTTTGGAGCTTATCTTGTTGCAGGCGTAAAATACGAACACACCGAACTGCCAAAACGTGGCAAAGATGCATGGCTTGCCAAACTGCCCAAGGTCGATAATTCGCCCATTGCCATGGATATTGATATTGTCTGCATTCTGTATAACCATACACGAAAACCTTTAGATATTATTTGGTACGGCAAGCTAAGAAATAATAGCGAAACTGTTCGCCATGGCGGTGATGCGTTAATTGGATCAAAATCCTTTGAAGAAACGCTCATCAACCAAGAAGAGATTCGTGTGCGAGCCTTAGACTTAGACGATAACATTCATCATGCGGCATTTGTCATCACAAGCTACCACAACCAACCACTGCGATTTGCCAAAAAAGGGATAGCAACACTAACTGATAATGAAAATAACATCGCTCACAGCTTTCATTTAGATGCAATAGAAGGTGACTGCCAATCTTTTCTTGCTTGGCACATACAGCGTACCGATAATGATTGGCTCGTACACGCACCAATGAAAAATCTATCTACCAAGGATATTGACTCGCTTGGCGATGCTGTATCAACCCTGCTAGAGCAGCATACTCGCTGGTAA
- the dxr gene encoding 1-deoxy-D-xylulose-5-phosphate reductoisomerase has protein sequence MQNITLLGATGSIGDSTLDIIRRHSDRYQIYALSGFRQLTKLFALCQEFSPKRVCVAQDDVDAFADKIRRAGLATEVVGGQDGLCDLAKDSHSQTVVGAIVGSAGLPSILQAVKSGKKVLLANKESLVMAGDLVMNAARHSGATILPIDSEHNAIFQCLPKAVQEDNHAIHNVGFGIKRLWLTASGGSFLHKSYDEMKKASVSDAIKHPNWSMGQKISVDSSTMMNKGLELIEACHLFNLSQDKIDIVIHPQSIVHSMVEYIDGSFLAQCGTPDMKTPIAHALAYPDRIDSGVSSLDLFKMADLQFIRPDELKFKSLSLARYAVSCGNGATIALNAANEIAVDAFLGGKIALTDIADVVEKVLHCDDLSKDFGVSFTDLTDILTFDQAVRLASNRLIGAL, from the coding sequence ATGCAAAACATCACCTTACTAGGAGCAACAGGCTCAATCGGCGACAGTACGCTTGACATCATTCGCAGACATTCTGATCGCTATCAGATTTACGCCTTGTCAGGTTTTCGCCAGCTAACCAAACTGTTTGCTTTATGCCAAGAGTTTAGCCCAAAGCGAGTGTGCGTCGCACAAGATGACGTTGATGCTTTTGCAGATAAGATACGACGTGCAGGGCTTGCAACAGAAGTAGTCGGTGGTCAAGATGGGCTGTGTGATTTGGCAAAAGATTCTCATAGTCAGACAGTGGTCGGAGCGATTGTTGGTTCGGCAGGATTGCCATCTATACTGCAAGCGGTGAAGTCGGGTAAAAAAGTGCTACTTGCCAACAAAGAAAGCCTTGTCATGGCGGGTGATTTGGTGATGAATGCTGCACGTCATAGTGGTGCAACCATCTTACCGATTGACAGTGAGCATAATGCTATTTTTCAGTGTTTGCCAAAAGCAGTACAAGAAGATAATCACGCCATTCATAATGTGGGTTTTGGTATAAAACGTCTTTGGCTAACGGCAAGTGGCGGCTCTTTTTTACATAAATCGTATGATGAGATGAAAAAGGCGAGCGTGTCAGATGCCATCAAACACCCCAACTGGTCGATGGGACAAAAAATCTCAGTAGATAGCTCAACGATGATGAATAAAGGACTTGAGCTAATTGAAGCGTGTCATTTATTTAACCTAAGTCAAGATAAAATTGATATCGTCATTCACCCACAAAGTATCGTGCATTCGATGGTTGAGTATATCGATGGTTCGTTTTTGGCACAATGCGGCACGCCAGACATGAAGACACCCATCGCCCACGCTTTGGCATATCCAGATCGTATTGATAGTGGCGTAAGTTCGCTTGATTTATTTAAGATGGCAGATTTGCAGTTCATTCGCCCAGATGAGTTAAAATTTAAAAGCTTAAGTCTAGCTCGATATGCTGTAAGCTGTGGCAATGGGGCAACCATCGCTTTAAATGCTGCTAATGAGATAGCAGTTGATGCTTTTTTAGGGGGTAAGATTGCATTGACCGACATTGCTGATGTGGTAGAAAAAGTACTTCATTGTGATGATTTATCTAAAGATTTTGGGGTGAGCTTTACTGATTTGACCGATATTTTAACGTTTGATCAAGCTGTAAGATTGGCAAGTAATCGCTTAATAGGAGCTTTATAA
- the rseP gene encoding RIP metalloprotease RseP, with translation MTAFAMLLSAVLVLLPLIALHEWGHYIVARLCGVKVLTYSIGFGKRLFGWTSPKTGIDYRVCAIPFGGYVKMLDEREGEVAEGERHLAFNNQHPLKKIAIVIAGPVMNFIIAIGLFFIILLQPIEQLNTKIGSILPSSPVAFSQIKQGEQIIAIDNKAVDTWEEISYALADHMGETKSVSITTDKATHVVHIAHFMQDTQAGLDPLTALGALPWRPELPAVIGQITDGGAADLMGLKTGDKIISIDDKPMAQWLSVTEVIRQNPETMLKFGIMRDGKNLTIPVMPQATKEKGQIVGKIGAGVAFSGPISIPDDYKVTIHHSFGEAAALSVQKTYDLSVMTIKSIGKMLTGLIGLDNLSGPITIADVSYQSVQMGWMQVLSTMALISISLAVLNLLPIPVLDGGHLIFYTYELIFGRPMNERFSVAALNIGMLMLLCVMVLAISNDITRLLG, from the coding sequence ATGACCGCTTTTGCTATGCTATTGTCTGCTGTTTTGGTGCTGTTGCCACTCATCGCCTTGCATGAATGGGGGCATTATATTGTCGCACGGCTATGCGGTGTTAAGGTGCTGACCTATTCTATTGGTTTTGGTAAACGACTGTTTGGTTGGACTAGTCCAAAAACTGGCATTGATTATCGTGTGTGTGCCATACCATTTGGCGGTTATGTCAAAATGCTTGATGAACGTGAGGGCGAGGTGGCAGAGGGTGAGCGTCATCTGGCATTTAATAATCAGCACCCCCTAAAGAAAATCGCCATTGTTATTGCAGGCCCAGTGATGAATTTCATCATTGCCATAGGGTTGTTTTTTATCATTTTATTACAGCCAATAGAGCAGCTTAATACGAAAATTGGCAGTATCCTACCAAGCTCGCCTGTCGCTTTTAGCCAAATAAAACAAGGTGAGCAAATTATCGCCATTGATAATAAAGCGGTTGATACTTGGGAGGAGATTAGCTATGCCTTAGCAGATCATATGGGTGAAACTAAGTCGGTGAGTATTACGACAGATAAGGCGACGCATGTAGTTCACATCGCCCATTTTATGCAAGATACACAAGCAGGATTAGATCCCTTAACTGCTTTAGGTGCACTGCCTTGGCGACCTGAGTTGCCAGCGGTCATCGGTCAGATAACCGATGGTGGTGCGGCAGATCTGATGGGCTTAAAAACAGGCGATAAAATCATCAGCATTGATGATAAGCCGATGGCACAATGGCTAAGTGTAACAGAAGTGATTCGCCAAAATCCAGAAACCATGCTTAAGTTTGGTATTATGCGAGATGGCAAAAACCTGACAATCCCTGTCATGCCACAAGCCACCAAAGAAAAAGGACAAATCGTTGGTAAAATTGGAGCGGGCGTGGCGTTTAGCGGTCCAATCAGTATACCTGATGATTATAAAGTTACCATACATCATTCATTTGGCGAAGCGGCAGCTTTATCGGTTCAAAAGACCTATGATTTGTCTGTAATGACGATAAAATCAATCGGTAAGATGCTTACAGGTTTAATTGGGCTTGACAATCTGTCTGGACCGATAACCATCGCTGACGTTTCTTACCAAAGTGTGCAAATGGGTTGGATGCAGGTGCTGTCTACGATGGCACTAATTAGCATATCACTTGCGGTGCTTAATCTATTACCCATTCCTGTGCTTGATGGCGGGCATTTGATATTTTATACTTATGAGCTAATCTTTGGGCGACCAATGAATGAGCGTTTTTCTGTCGCTGCCTTAAATATAGGTATGCTGATGTTATTATGTGTGATGGTGCTTGCGATTAGTAATGATATAACACGATTATTGGGGTAG